One region of Flavobacterium sp. GSB-24 genomic DNA includes:
- a CDS encoding RagB/SusD family nutrient uptake outer membrane protein, with protein sequence MKIKNILITGSLCFLTLFSCTDIDENVYDKYPAEDFYGTPEGADIALASVYAQVPGDFVRDNASGVGYAGADNGWYDMNCMSSDEQVIPHRNTGDWQQDFARLHKHEWLPTDFIINNTWNWLYKSIFNANLAVSLLEKSNAEASKIAEAKTLRAFFYYLLIDDYGDVPFFTDNNITVDKIPQSSRKEVYDFIVKELTENVELLSGTRGGNYYGRFNKWAGYTLLAKVYLNAQVYTGTPKWSECLAACNKVAEGGFSLHSGAADAANPLGSKYYELFGDVLPEDETILPIYATLDVVSRNVYAVRSLYGPHAQALFGFSGWNGTIVPKEFFLKYDVNDIRRKQFLFGEQPGGFNYTLEVASLDNPGADPQAGVRNVKFYPVAPRTGGGASNDFPIFRYADVILMMAECNARLGNPGAAKPFIDQIRQRAGLNALDHDPTLDDIYNERGFELNWEGHRRQDMIRFDKFLLANEFRPASPAFRKLFPIPTSALDANRGLKQNPGY encoded by the coding sequence ATGAAAATTAAAAATATATTGATAACAGGAAGCTTGTGTTTCCTGACTCTTTTTAGTTGTACAGATATAGACGAAAATGTGTACGATAAATATCCCGCAGAAGATTTTTACGGAACTCCAGAAGGGGCTGATATAGCGCTTGCAAGCGTTTACGCCCAAGTTCCTGGTGATTTCGTAAGAGATAATGCCTCTGGTGTTGGTTATGCAGGTGCAGACAACGGATGGTACGATATGAACTGTATGTCATCAGACGAGCAGGTTATTCCACACAGAAATACAGGTGACTGGCAGCAGGATTTCGCCCGTTTGCACAAACATGAATGGCTGCCAACAGATTTCATTATCAACAATACTTGGAACTGGCTTTATAAATCTATTTTCAATGCTAATTTAGCGGTTAGTTTATTAGAAAAATCAAATGCCGAAGCTTCTAAAATTGCTGAAGCTAAAACATTGAGAGCTTTCTTTTACTATTTATTAATTGATGACTATGGCGATGTTCCTTTCTTTACTGATAATAATATTACTGTTGATAAAATTCCGCAGTCAAGCCGTAAAGAAGTTTATGATTTTATCGTAAAAGAATTAACCGAAAATGTAGAACTGCTTTCTGGAACAAGAGGTGGCAATTATTATGGAAGATTCAATAAATGGGCGGGTTATACTTTACTGGCAAAAGTATATCTGAACGCTCAAGTATACACAGGAACTCCAAAATGGAGCGAATGTTTAGCCGCTTGTAACAAAGTTGCTGAAGGCGGATTTTCACTTCACTCAGGAGCGGCAGATGCTGCAAATCCTTTAGGAAGTAAATATTATGAATTATTTGGAGATGTACTTCCTGAAGATGAAACCATTTTACCAATTTACGCAACCTTAGATGTTGTATCTCGTAACGTTTATGCGGTTCGCAGTTTATATGGTCCGCACGCACAAGCTCTATTTGGTTTCAGCGGATGGAACGGTACAATTGTTCCTAAAGAATTTTTCTTAAAGTACGATGTAAATGATATTCGCAGAAAACAGTTTTTATTTGGAGAACAGCCAGGCGGTTTCAATTACACACTTGAGGTTGCTTCATTAGACAATCCAGGAGCAGATCCGCAAGCCGGAGTTAGAAACGTGAAATTTTATCCTGTAGCGCCAAGAACGGGCGGAGGAGCTTCTAACGACTTCCCTATTTTCAGATATGCAGATGTTATTTTAATGATGGCTGAATGTAATGCACGCTTAGGAAATCCAGGCGCTGCAAAACCTTTCATAGACCAAATCAGACAGCGTGCCGGGTTAAATGCTTTAGATCACGACCCAACTCTTGATGATATTTACAATGAAAGAGGATTCGAACTAAACTGGGAAGGACACAGAAGACAAGACATGATTCGTTTTGACAAATTTTTATTGGCAAATGAATTTAGACCTGCCTCTCCTGCTTTCAGAAAATTGTTCCCAATTCCAACCTCAGCTCTAGATGCCAATCGTGGATTAAAACAAAACCCAGGTTATTAA
- a CDS encoding TonB-dependent receptor, whose amino-acid sequence MKLTTLLILVAMFNIRGNTYAQKTKVTLELNNSTIEKVIETIEQKTDFRFIYKLSDIDLDRTVSISVKDQSIYVVLDKLFKGTPTEFKIRDTQIILKKPELKTQVIEFQKQTVSGIITDENGMPLPGASVIEEGTKNGMVTDFDGKYKLTVESSQSVIIVSFVGYKEKKVVASQSVINIQLLPDATDLQEIVVVGYGTTSKRDVTGAVSSIGAKDMNQGAIVNPLQLIAGKAAGVNITQLGSEPGSGPSVRIRGISSLIGGSDPLVVVDGIQGNMDLLSQVPPSEIESYDILKDASATAIYGSRGAPGVLIITTKKNKAGKTTMEYTGSTSLDFIPKKLDMLNADEWWATAQSVGVPASANHGSNTDWYGLLTQTGLTQTHTLSFGGGTDKFNYRASLTAILQDGVVINSSNQKYIGRIQATQLALDDKLSLTFNLNTGINNTTSIIQSIGTAAYTSNLITNAYLVRPTDPVFNTDGTYFTDPNVFQYLNPYATAQSVSNNAENDNLFASLKADLDLARGLKASWFGSWRKTNTTEGYYLPVVSTSAYAIDQNGYGNVRNRRQNEKLTNFSLNYKRTFGVHNINVLGLYEWQNQMYQGSFAQVRGFINDKATYNALQLGDLTKIRPGDIETYKNDRTLASFLARVNYSLLDRYLVTASIRRDGSSVFGVNNKWGNFPSASVAWQIEKEPFMRNQRLFDELKLRVGYGETGNQQGLYPQNSISLVGSSGTTYFGGSPITNYIITQNANADLKWETKKQTNLGLDFALLNNRLRGTVDVYDSKTENLLFDYTVPQPPYPYPTIKANVGSISNKGIEVSLAYDVIKTQNSTLTLAGNASFMKNEVLNLDGSINGVPLNTDYVGWGAANSYLVKGKPIGAFYILEHTGKNENNVETVLDRDGNGIIDQGVKSPDRYYAGSALPTYTFAFNPSYRYKNFDASLLLRGSGGNKIYNGLRSNLSRLENIGKSNVLASAVDQGIYTSPYGSDLWLEDGSFIRLENLTAGYTFRFTDKYIDTIRLSLTGNNLFLITDYSGIDPELNVSGSGRPEDNFGGDRGIYPRTRSVAFGLTVKFK is encoded by the coding sequence TTGAAACTAACTACACTACTTATTTTGGTCGCCATGTTTAATATTAGAGGGAATACTTATGCCCAAAAGACAAAAGTTACCCTTGAATTAAACAATTCAACAATCGAAAAGGTTATTGAGACCATTGAACAAAAAACAGATTTTAGATTTATTTACAAATTGAGCGACATCGACTTAGATCGAACCGTTTCAATTTCTGTAAAAGATCAATCTATATATGTGGTTTTAGACAAACTTTTTAAAGGAACTCCAACCGAATTTAAAATTCGTGATACGCAAATTATACTTAAGAAGCCAGAACTTAAAACACAGGTAATTGAATTTCAAAAGCAAACCGTTTCAGGTATAATTACCGATGAAAATGGCATGCCTTTACCAGGCGCTTCTGTTATTGAAGAGGGAACAAAAAACGGAATGGTAACTGATTTTGACGGAAAATACAAGCTTACGGTTGAAAGTAGCCAATCGGTAATTATTGTGTCTTTTGTTGGATATAAAGAGAAAAAAGTAGTTGCCAGCCAAAGCGTTATCAATATTCAGCTTCTTCCAGATGCAACCGATTTGCAAGAAATTGTAGTTGTGGGTTACGGTACAACATCTAAAAGAGATGTAACTGGTGCTGTTTCGTCTATTGGTGCCAAAGATATGAATCAAGGTGCAATAGTAAATCCGCTACAATTAATTGCGGGAAAAGCTGCAGGTGTTAATATTACACAGTTAGGAAGCGAGCCAGGTTCTGGTCCAAGTGTTCGTATTCGCGGAATTTCTTCTTTAATTGGGGGAAGTGATCCTTTGGTAGTTGTCGATGGAATTCAGGGAAATATGGATTTGCTGAGCCAAGTTCCCCCTAGCGAAATTGAAAGTTATGATATTCTAAAAGATGCTTCTGCAACTGCCATTTATGGTTCTCGCGGTGCGCCGGGTGTCCTTATAATTACCACTAAAAAGAATAAAGCAGGTAAAACTACTATGGAATATACTGGTTCTACATCTTTAGATTTTATTCCAAAAAAATTAGACATGTTAAATGCTGACGAGTGGTGGGCCACTGCACAAAGTGTTGGCGTACCTGCATCTGCAAATCATGGTTCTAATACAGATTGGTACGGCCTTTTGACACAAACTGGTTTAACACAAACTCATACACTTTCTTTTGGTGGAGGAACGGACAAATTTAATTATAGAGCTTCTTTAACTGCGATTTTGCAAGATGGAGTTGTAATTAATTCAAGTAATCAAAAATACATTGGGCGTATTCAAGCAACTCAACTGGCACTTGATGATAAATTAAGTTTAACTTTTAATTTAAACACAGGAATTAATAATACAACCAGCATTATTCAAAGTATTGGAACTGCAGCGTATACTTCAAACTTAATTACTAACGCATATTTAGTAAGACCAACAGATCCAGTTTTCAATACTGATGGAACTTATTTTACAGATCCTAACGTATTTCAATACTTAAACCCGTATGCAACGGCTCAATCTGTTTCAAATAATGCAGAAAATGACAACTTATTTGCAAGTTTAAAAGCTGATTTAGATTTGGCTAGAGGTCTAAAGGCTAGCTGGTTTGGAAGCTGGAGAAAAACAAATACAACCGAAGGTTATTATCTTCCTGTAGTTTCAACAAGTGCTTATGCCATTGATCAAAATGGTTATGGAAATGTTAGAAACCGCAGACAAAATGAGAAACTTACGAACTTTAGTTTGAATTACAAGAGAACATTTGGCGTACACAATATAAACGTATTAGGTTTATACGAATGGCAAAATCAGATGTATCAGGGAAGTTTTGCACAAGTAAGAGGTTTTATTAATGATAAAGCCACTTATAATGCACTTCAGCTAGGAGATTTGACAAAAATTCGTCCTGGCGATATTGAAACCTATAAAAACGACAGAACTTTAGCTTCATTTTTAGCGAGAGTAAACTATTCGTTATTAGATCGATATTTAGTTACAGCCAGTATCCGTCGTGATGGTTCTTCTGTGTTTGGTGTTAATAATAAATGGGGAAATTTCCCTTCTGCATCTGTTGCATGGCAAATTGAAAAAGAACCATTTATGCGTAACCAACGTTTGTTTGACGAATTAAAACTTCGAGTAGGATATGGAGAAACGGGTAACCAGCAAGGACTTTATCCGCAAAACTCAATTTCATTAGTGGGCAGCAGCGGAACGACTTATTTTGGAGGTTCGCCAATTACAAACTACATAATCACCCAAAATGCAAATGCCGATTTGAAGTGGGAAACCAAAAAACAAACCAATTTAGGTCTTGATTTCGCACTCTTAAATAACAGATTAAGGGGAACTGTCGATGTCTATGATTCTAAAACAGAAAATTTATTATTTGATTATACAGTACCTCAACCTCCTTATCCTTATCCTACTATTAAGGCAAACGTGGGAAGTATTTCAAACAAAGGTATTGAGGTTTCTCTTGCTTACGACGTTATTAAAACACAAAACAGCACACTGACTTTGGCAGGAAACGCTTCATTTATGAAAAATGAAGTCCTAAATTTAGATGGAAGCATTAATGGCGTTCCTTTAAACACTGATTATGTGGGTTGGGGAGCCGCAAACTCTTATCTAGTAAAAGGAAAACCAATTGGAGCATTTTATATTCTAGAACATACCGGCAAAAACGAAAACAATGTTGAAACTGTTTTGGACCGCGACGGAAATGGTATAATTGATCAAGGTGTAAAAAGTCCGGACCGTTACTACGCTGGTTCTGCTTTACCAACTTATACTTTTGCATTTAATCCATCTTACAGATATAAAAACTTTGACGCTTCTCTTTTATTAAGAGGTTCTGGAGGAAATAAAATCTATAACGGATTGCGTTCTAACTTAAGCAGATTAGAAAACATTGGTAAATCGAATGTCTTGGCAAGTGCCGTAGATCAAGGAATTTATACTTCTCCTTATGGTTCAGATTTATGGCTAGAAGATGGTTCTTTCATTCGTTTAGAAAATCTTACAGCGGGATATACTTTCCGTTTCACAGATAAATACATTGATACTATTAGACTTTCACTTACAGGAAACAACTTATTCCTGATCACGGATTATTCAGGTATTGATCCAGAATTGAACGTAAGCGGAAGTGGCAGACCTGAAGATAACTTTGGAGGCGATAGAGGAATTTATCCTCGTACCAGAAGCGTGGCGTTTGGTTTGACTGTAAAATTTAAATAG
- a CDS encoding FecR family protein: protein MNSNSEIKTLLQKFILNQCTAEETEQVIAYCRNNKLTEDFPTVEDVQKLLNEMPKMKAEKADSIFNNILAAGKEEENVIELHSKKSNRRIYISIAASLLVLLGIGFAYKQVFSNKVAEVPFDFKSTDIVLQMEDGSVQIISENGKVQVHDKNGNIVGNQDGDKLVYEKETDSEKLTYNTLKIPFGKKFRLELSDGTLVHLNSGTTLRYPVKFIAGQNRQVYLDGEAFFDVAKDKKHPFIVNADELNVRVLGTHFNVSNYPEDALTDVVLVEGSVGMYRSNEDFDASKNTILKPGFKGSFNKQNASIFTKPVITEIYTSWIEGGLTFRNMTFKNIITKLERRYNVTIINKNEKLANEKFNASFKEESIENVMSYFNEIHGINYTIKNNQILIK, encoded by the coding sequence ATGAATTCAAATTCTGAAATAAAAACGCTTTTACAAAAGTTTATTCTCAATCAATGTACTGCCGAAGAAACAGAACAAGTAATTGCCTATTGCCGTAATAACAAACTTACAGAAGATTTCCCGACAGTTGAAGATGTACAAAAGCTCTTAAACGAAATGCCAAAAATGAAGGCTGAAAAAGCAGACTCTATCTTCAACAATATTTTAGCTGCAGGAAAAGAAGAAGAAAACGTCATTGAACTTCATTCTAAAAAATCAAATCGTAGAATATATATTTCTATTGCTGCATCTCTTTTGGTATTGCTTGGAATTGGTTTTGCCTACAAACAAGTTTTTTCTAATAAAGTTGCTGAAGTTCCTTTCGATTTTAAAAGCACAGATATCGTTTTGCAAATGGAAGACGGAAGTGTTCAGATTATTTCAGAAAATGGAAAAGTGCAGGTTCATGATAAAAATGGAAATATTGTTGGAAATCAAGACGGAGACAAACTGGTTTATGAAAAAGAAACAGATTCTGAGAAGTTAACCTACAATACTCTTAAAATTCCATTTGGTAAAAAATTCCGTTTAGAATTATCAGACGGAACTTTGGTACATTTAAATTCTGGAACAACTTTGAGATATCCGGTAAAATTTATTGCCGGTCAAAATCGTCAGGTATATCTTGACGGTGAGGCATTTTTTGATGTAGCAAAAGATAAAAAACATCCTTTTATTGTAAATGCCGACGAACTAAACGTGCGCGTTTTAGGAACTCACTTTAACGTCTCTAATTACCCTGAAGATGCTCTTACCGATGTTGTCCTAGTAGAAGGTTCTGTTGGAATGTATCGTTCTAATGAAGATTTTGATGCGAGTAAAAACACTATTCTAAAACCAGGATTCAAAGGAAGTTTCAACAAACAAAACGCTTCAATTTTCACAAAACCCGTTATAACAGAAATTTATACTTCTTGGATAGAGGGCGGATTGACTTTTAGAAACATGACTTTCAAAAACATTATTACAAAACTGGAAAGACGCTATAACGTAACAATCATTAATAAAAATGAAAAACTGGCGAACGAGAAATTTAATGCAAGTTTTAAAGAAGAATCTATAGAAAATGTAATGAGTTATTTTAATGAAATTCATGGCATTAATTACACCATAAAAAACAATCAAATACTAATTAAATAA
- a CDS encoding RNA polymerase sigma-70 factor — translation MLEAANHSEKLLVSELKNGNEKAFRQLFDLFHQDIYGYSISLLKSKEAAEENVQDVFLKVWLNRENLDIEQSFKSYIFTIARNQAFNVLNKAANEIILKEAVFYESQKTHEYGDYAVREADCKKLRKQAIKQLPPKRRQIFKMSRKKGMSYEEISQELGISINTVRNQMSKALESMRGFFQLHDEII, via the coding sequence TTGTTAGAAGCTGCCAACCATAGTGAAAAATTATTGGTAAGTGAACTCAAAAACGGGAACGAAAAAGCTTTTCGCCAACTTTTTGATTTATTCCACCAAGATATTTATGGATACAGCATCAGTCTTCTAAAATCAAAAGAGGCAGCGGAGGAAAATGTGCAGGATGTTTTTTTGAAGGTCTGGCTCAACCGTGAGAATTTAGACATTGAACAATCTTTTAAATCTTACATTTTTACAATCGCAAGAAATCAGGCTTTTAATGTTTTGAATAAAGCTGCGAATGAAATTATATTGAAAGAAGCCGTTTTCTACGAAAGTCAGAAAACACATGAATACGGTGACTATGCAGTTCGCGAAGCCGATTGCAAAAAACTCCGAAAACAAGCCATAAAGCAGCTTCCACCCAAACGACGGCAGATTTTTAAAATGTCTCGGAAAAAAGGAATGAGCTATGAAGAAATAAGTCAGGAACTCGGAATCTCGATAAACACGGTCCGGAACCAAATGAGTAAAGCGCTCGAATCGATGCGCGGTTTTTTTCAACTTCACGATGAAATTATCTAA
- a CDS encoding YraN family protein — translation MAEHNDLGKLGEDLAAAHLEENGYKIIERNYVFQKAEIDIIAQKDSILAIIEVKTRSSLDFGSPQDFVKPKKIQLLIKAVNAYINDREKDFGEDIEIRFDIVAIHKNGESFAIEHLTDAFYHF, via the coding sequence ATGGCAGAACATAATGATTTAGGAAAATTAGGAGAAGATCTCGCAGCTGCACATCTCGAGGAAAATGGTTATAAAATTATAGAGCGAAATTATGTTTTTCAAAAAGCCGAAATAGATATAATTGCTCAAAAAGATTCCATTTTAGCAATTATCGAAGTAAAGACGCGCTCAAGTTTAGATTTTGGATCGCCGCAGGATTTTGTCAAGCCAAAAAAGATTCAATTACTCATTAAAGCAGTAAATGCCTACATAAACGATAGGGAAAAGGATTTTGGTGAAGATATTGAAATCCGTTTTGACATCGTTGCCATCCATAAAAACGGCGAATCATTTGCAATTGAACATCTTACCGACGCATTTTATCATTTTTAA
- a CDS encoding LD-carboxypeptidase → MITPPYLQKGDTVALLATARKNIDDNLKPTIDLLHSWGLEAVVGSTIGLDYYQLAGTDEQRAADFQKQLDNPNIKAIWCVRGGYGTVRMLDLLDFTKFKQHPKWVIGFSDVTVLHNHLNTMGYKSIHGIMPVTVPRATPDAVSSLKASLFGEPISYSISPTPMNRLGSATGELVGGNLSILYSLLGSPSAIDCRDKILFIEDLDEYLYHIDRMMMNLKRNGCIENLKGIIIGGMTSMKDNEVPWGKNALEIIDDVTKKYNIPVIFNFPAGHIRDNRALIMGNIVSMEVTASGSTVTFKK, encoded by the coding sequence ATGATAACACCACCTTATTTACAAAAAGGAGATACTGTAGCTCTTTTGGCAACAGCCAGAAAAAATATTGACGACAATTTAAAACCCACTATAGATTTACTCCACAGCTGGGGCTTAGAAGCCGTAGTTGGAAGCACAATCGGATTAGACTATTATCAATTAGCAGGGACTGACGAACAAAGAGCAGCCGATTTCCAAAAGCAATTAGACAATCCGAATATTAAAGCTATTTGGTGTGTTCGCGGTGGGTACGGAACTGTTAGGATGTTAGATTTATTAGATTTTACCAAATTCAAACAACATCCAAAATGGGTTATTGGTTTTAGTGACGTTACTGTTTTGCACAATCATTTAAATACAATGGGGTATAAATCTATTCATGGTATTATGCCCGTAACTGTTCCTAGAGCAACTCCAGACGCGGTGAGTTCGTTAAAAGCAAGTTTGTTTGGCGAACCAATTTCATATTCTATCAGTCCAACTCCAATGAATCGTTTAGGAAGCGCAACTGGAGAATTGGTTGGCGGTAATCTTTCTATTTTATATAGTTTATTAGGTTCTCCGTCTGCGATTGACTGCAGGGATAAAATTTTATTTATTGAAGATTTAGATGAATATCTTTATCATATCGATCGTATGATGATGAATTTGAAACGAAATGGATGTATCGAAAATCTAAAAGGAATAATCATTGGAGGTATGACAAGTATGAAAGACAATGAAGTTCCGTGGGGGAAAAATGCATTAGAGATTATTGATGATGTGACAAAGAAATATAACATTCCAGTAATTTTCAATTTCCCAGCCGGCCACATTAGAGACAACAGAGCTTTAATTATGGGAAATATCGTTTCTATGGAAGTTACTGCTTCTGGAAGTACTGTTACTTTTAAAAAATAA
- a CDS encoding serine hydrolase produces the protein MKKILVFFILFLCSSLCYPQQNRQFIDSVRIKYNIPEIAYAVVSSDSVLEINALGYKKINSNLKADLSDRFRLGSLTKTITSYLAAALVKEGKIKWETKFFDLYPELKAKSNPATYNFTLKDFITLRAHLPIWSYGNKRPTQKEIKGNAQEQRYEFISWFFKQNKTISEKQDVYWSNPSYVAAGLMLEKATGKSYEGLIAELGKNLNIDFQFGQPNLKDENQTWGHDENISPEQPALNYKLNWLSSAGNINVNLPDYCKFIQMHLQGLQGKSKLFTAEEFDYMHFGLPEFSFGWNSEINKNEEIQYSFHNGNPGTFLTKVYICKTIDKAFILFANVQSEEADKGLILILKELEIKYGVQPFN, from the coding sequence ATGAAAAAAATTCTGGTATTCTTTATTTTGTTTTTATGCAGTAGTTTATGTTATCCACAACAAAACCGTCAATTTATTGATAGTGTAAGGATAAAATACAATATTCCAGAAATTGCTTATGCCGTAGTTTCTTCTGATTCAGTTTTAGAAATAAATGCTTTAGGATATAAAAAAATCAACAGCAATCTTAAAGCAGATTTATCAGATAGATTTCGCTTAGGTTCTCTCACCAAAACCATTACAAGTTATTTAGCGGCGGCATTAGTTAAAGAGGGTAAAATAAAATGGGAAACTAAATTTTTTGATTTGTATCCAGAATTAAAAGCCAAAAGCAATCCAGCCACTTACAACTTTACTTTAAAAGATTTTATAACATTAAGAGCGCATCTTCCTATTTGGTCGTATGGAAATAAAAGACCAACTCAAAAAGAAATTAAAGGAAATGCACAAGAACAACGTTATGAATTTATTTCTTGGTTTTTTAAACAAAATAAAACTATTTCTGAAAAACAAGATGTCTATTGGTCTAATCCAAGTTACGTTGCCGCAGGACTAATGCTCGAAAAAGCAACTGGAAAAAGTTATGAGGGTTTAATAGCAGAATTAGGAAAAAATCTCAATATTGATTTTCAATTTGGCCAGCCAAATTTAAAAGATGAAAATCAAACTTGGGGACATGACGAAAATATAAGTCCCGAACAACCAGCCTTGAATTACAAGTTAAACTGGCTTTCATCAGCAGGAAATATAAATGTAAATTTACCTGATTATTGTAAGTTCATTCAAATGCATCTTCAAGGTTTACAAGGAAAATCAAAACTTTTTACTGCAGAAGAGTTTGATTATATGCATTTTGGCTTACCTGAATTTTCTTTTGGATGGAATTCTGAAATTAACAAAAATGAGGAAATTCAGTATTCATTTCATAACGGAAATCCAGGAACATTTTTAACCAAAGTGTATATTTGTAAAACAATCGATAAAGCTTTTATTCTATTTGCGAATGTTCAATCTGAAGAAGCTGATAAAGGATTAATTTTAATTTTAAAAGAACTAGAAATAAAATATGGAGTACAACCGTTTAATTAG
- a CDS encoding endonuclease/exonuclease/phosphatase family protein codes for MRLIVFNFCFLFFFCNISNSQSKKYKIHTIAFYNFENFYDTIDDAFTNDDEWTPNGAQHWTTEKYQQKLKNLARVLSEIGTPENSNAPIIIGGCEIENRGVLEDLIKEPKLRQFDLGIVHFDSPDKRGIDVALLYQKKYFRPFSFSNIPLIIYKKNIAKKEELSEDLDDEVEVKKENNNRVFTRDQLLVSGFLEDEEIHIIVNHWPSRSGGEKATSLFREAAGKLNRKIIDSLQRINPRAKVLTMGDLNDGPLNNSVKTGLGAKGKKAEVLEFGVFNPFEEMANKGMGTIAFRDSWNIFDQIIMTESFLKNDFSTFNFWKAGIFKAPYLIQTSGQYKGYPLRNTLAEAGFSDHFPVYIYLIKEVQ; via the coding sequence ATGCGTCTTATTGTTTTCAATTTTTGTTTCCTATTTTTCTTTTGTAATATTTCAAATTCTCAATCCAAAAAATATAAAATACACACTATAGCATTCTACAATTTTGAGAATTTTTACGACACAATAGACGATGCATTTACAAATGATGATGAATGGACACCAAATGGAGCACAGCATTGGACAACAGAAAAATATCAGCAAAAATTAAAAAATCTGGCAAGAGTTTTATCTGAAATTGGTACACCAGAAAATTCAAACGCACCAATTATAATTGGAGGTTGTGAAATCGAAAATCGCGGTGTTTTAGAAGATTTAATTAAGGAGCCAAAACTGCGGCAGTTCGATTTGGGAATTGTTCATTTCGATTCGCCAGATAAGCGAGGTATTGACGTTGCCTTACTTTATCAGAAAAAATATTTTCGGCCATTTTCTTTTTCAAACATTCCTTTAATTATTTATAAAAAGAATATCGCAAAGAAAGAAGAACTCTCGGAAGATTTGGATGATGAAGTAGAAGTAAAAAAAGAAAACAATAATCGTGTTTTTACTAGAGACCAGCTTTTGGTTTCAGGTTTTTTAGAAGATGAAGAAATACATATTATTGTGAATCACTGGCCGTCTCGCTCTGGCGGTGAAAAAGCTACTAGTTTATTTCGGGAAGCAGCAGGAAAATTAAACCGAAAAATTATTGATTCCTTACAGCGTATTAATCCGAGAGCAAAAGTTTTGACAATGGGCGATTTGAATGACGGACCATTGAATAATAGTGTCAAAACTGGTTTAGGAGCAAAAGGAAAAAAAGCTGAAGTTCTAGAATTTGGCGTTTTTAATCCGTTTGAAGAAATGGCAAATAAAGGAATGGGAACAATTGCTTTTAGAGATTCCTGGAATATATTCGACCAGATTATCATGACGGAATCTTTTCTCAAAAATGATTTTTCAACATTTAATTTTTGGAAAGCAGGAATCTTTAAAGCACCATATCTTATTCAGACTTCAGGACAATATAAAGGTTATCCGCTTCGAAATACATTGGCAGAAGCAGGTTTTAGTGATCATTTTCCAGTATATATTTATTTGATAAAAGAGGTTCAATAA
- a CDS encoding 3-hydroxyanthranilate 3,4-dioxygenase, which translates to MAIAKPFNLTQWIDENRHLLKPPVGNKNLYVDSGDYIVMIVAGPNARKDYHYNETEELFYQLEGSIKVVIQEDGERKEMELNAGDMYLHPAKVPHSPVRSEGSIGLVIERKRAGKGYTDGLLWHCDKCNHKLYEVYFELHNIEKDFLPHFEHFYNSEELRTCDKCGTVMETDPRFTAKK; encoded by the coding sequence ATGGCTATAGCAAAACCTTTTAACCTGACACAATGGATTGACGAAAACCGTCATTTATTAAAACCGCCTGTTGGAAATAAAAATTTATATGTTGATTCTGGAGATTATATTGTAATGATTGTTGCGGGGCCAAATGCTCGAAAAGATTATCATTATAATGAAACAGAAGAACTTTTTTATCAGTTAGAAGGTAGTATAAAAGTCGTTATTCAAGAAGATGGTGAACGAAAGGAAATGGAATTAAATGCTGGTGATATGTATTTGCATCCTGCTAAAGTGCCGCATTCTCCAGTTCGCTCAGAAGGTTCTATAGGATTAGTTATTGAACGTAAACGTGCTGGAAAAGGGTATACAGATGGGTTGCTGTGGCATTGCGATAAATGCAACCACAAACTTTACGAAGTATATTTTGAATTGCACAATATCGAGAAAGATTTCCTTCCTCATTTTGAACATTTCTACAATTCAGAAGAATTAAGAACATGCGATAAATGTGGAACAGTAATGGAAACTGATCCTAGGTTTACGGCGAAGAAATAA
- a CDS encoding type II toxin-antitoxin system RelE/ParE family toxin: protein MKIIWSKKSEYNFDNIYNYLEQFWSPVIAQKFIKDVLKIITLLENNPMLGKYNSKLKCRSMTISKNVTLYYQINEDHIELISFYNNRQKPINFI from the coding sequence ATGAAGATTATTTGGTCTAAAAAATCAGAGTATAACTTTGATAATATTTACAATTACCTTGAACAATTTTGGTCGCCAGTCATAGCTCAAAAATTCATTAAAGATGTCTTAAAAATCATAACTTTATTAGAAAACAATCCTATGCTTGGAAAATATAATTCAAAATTAAAATGTCGAAGTATGACTATTTCAAAAAACGTTACGTTGTACTATCAAATTAATGAAGATCATATCGAATTGATTTCTTTTTATAATAATCGACAAAAACCCATAAACTTTATATAA